One region of Marinitoga sp. 1197 genomic DNA includes:
- a CDS encoding TIGR04013 family B12-binding domain/radical SAM domain-containing protein: MKLKRIIFRLFKSNRYSIVSLIGAIEKENIDIEIMLEKNFSRILEYSPEETLIAYSFMSFDIFDVEKEIPILKEKGYKVIAGGPHPSAMPEQTLKIGFDHVFVGEGEKTFTNFLKIGTDKKIIVSDEFVDLNYYPPFAIKNKHFMPIEITRGCPFLCGYCQTPNLFGRKVRHRDIEIIIEYTKEAIKNNRKIARFITPNSFGYGSKNGVIPNVNKIEELLYSLKKVGIEEIYLGSFPSDVRPESVTPEILKVIKKYVNNKMIIVGAQSGSEKILDRIKRGHNLEKVEKAISLIYENGFIPYVDFIFGFPFETDEDIKITFEFMDKIIRKYNAVIHSHTFMPLPGTPLFSAGPGELNKKYYKKLGDLSRNEKLAGYWHKQEYLSKKLYNHFFGG; the protein is encoded by the coding sequence ATGAAATTGAAAAGGATAATATTTAGATTATTTAAATCCAATAGATATTCAATTGTTTCTTTAATAGGCGCTATTGAAAAGGAAAATATAGATATAGAAATAATGTTAGAGAAAAATTTTAGTAGAATACTTGAATATTCACCAGAGGAAACTTTAATTGCATATTCATTTATGAGTTTTGACATATTTGATGTTGAGAAAGAAATACCGATACTAAAAGAAAAAGGATATAAAGTAATTGCAGGTGGTCCACACCCAAGTGCAATGCCAGAACAAACATTAAAAATAGGATTTGATCATGTTTTTGTAGGTGAAGGTGAAAAAACCTTCACTAATTTTTTGAAAATTGGGACAGACAAAAAAATAATCGTATCAGATGAATTTGTGGACTTAAATTATTATCCTCCATTTGCCATAAAAAATAAACATTTTATGCCTATTGAAATAACTCGTGGATGTCCGTTTTTATGTGGTTATTGTCAAACACCTAATTTATTTGGAAGAAAAGTAAGACATAGAGATATAGAAATAATAATTGAATATACCAAAGAAGCCATAAAAAATAATAGAAAAATTGCAAGGTTTATAACTCCTAATTCATTTGGCTATGGCTCAAAAAATGGTGTTATACCAAATGTGAATAAAATCGAAGAATTGCTATATAGCTTGAAAAAAGTGGGGATTGAAGAAATATATTTAGGTTCCTTTCCCTCGGATGTAAGACCAGAATCAGTTACACCGGAAATTTTGAAAGTGATAAAAAAATATGTAAATAATAAAATGATTATAGTTGGAGCACAAAGCGGAAGTGAAAAAATATTAGATAGAATAAAACGAGGGCATAATTTGGAAAAAGTTGAAAAAGCGATTTCTCTTATTTATGAAAATGGATTTATTCCATATGTTGATTTTATTTTTGGATTTCCGTTTGAAACTGATGAAGATATAAAAATAACCTTTGAGTTTATGGATAAAATAATTAGAAAATATAATGCAGTTATCCATTCACATACATTTATGCCATTGCCTGGAACTCCTTTATTCAGTGCTGGCCCTGGAGAATTGAATAAAAAATATTATAAAAAATTGGGTGATTTATCAAGAAATGAAAAATTGGCTGGATACTGGCATAAGCAAGAATATTTATCTAAAAAATTATATAATCATTTTTTTGGAGGTTGA